DNA sequence from the Macrobrachium nipponense isolate FS-2020 chromosome 3, ASM1510439v2, whole genome shotgun sequence genome:
GATTTTCAACCCATTTCCTTTCCTCTATCCACCCAGAGAACATGAGACCCCTTAGTCTTTCTTCAATATACTCAAAACTACCTGGAGCAAACTTGGATTTAATTCGTGTTTtactactcttgtcttttttcttaGAGGAGACAGATGAATCTGAGTCCCGTGAATCTTTGCTCAATGCTTTTTTAACCTTCTTTGTTTTACTCTTAACTTTGAGTTTATTTTCTTGCAAATCTTGTGATTCGGTTACTTTGTCTGCTTCAATATTGGAATCTGTTTCCTCTCTGGGAGATGACTTAGCCTCAGTAGGTCGGAGTGCAAAGGATATTGAATGAGTGATACCTTCCTCAGTTGCCTGTGCTACAACATTATTGGCATTACTGGCTGTTGCTTCCACTGAAGTATCATCAGCACAGGATATCTCTTGCGTCTTTTCATCTTCGTCACTCTTGTCATCCTTAATGGGAAACACATCTACTGTCTCCGTAACTTCATCACCGTGTACTACACTATTAACAAAATCTTCTTTCACCTCTTGGTTTATggttatttcattttcaataacatCATCTGCTGAAGTTACTTTGTCACTTCCTGGACTACCAGACAAGGAAACACCATTGCTGATCATGTCAATGGCTGCAGACTTAGATGTCTCTTCACTGTCGATATCCGGGATATCTTCCATGGACTCAAAACTAAGAGGCTTCTGTCCCGCACCTGCATCTTGGTTCTCCATATAGCGTATAACAGCtaccctaaaaataaataaaaaaggaaatcataTTACTACTGCACTACTATTTTACAACTAAGGCATTTACAATTACTTATACTTATGTCAAGGGCATCAAAATCATACTCGGCTACATTAGTCAATATGTGGTACAGTTTTTATACCTTCTCGACAAGTCTCTGGGCATTTAACGTTATAGAAATGAAATCATTAACTTAAAATCATCAGTATAATGGACAATAAGGATAAAAAGTACACCTGAAAGTAGCGGAATAAAGTATAACTAGATGTATAACAACACAAACATTCAAGGatagtatagtatacatatattagggATCAGCTTGCTGACATTTATAATTTGATCACTGATAACTTTATCtataaatgacaataaatatGGTGAGAAGATGAATTTAAATAAACcacttttcaatatatataatgaacttttccatataaaaacaCATCAATTTATGctactatggaggagttatggggttccatttgacaatgtgtgagagagagagagagagagagagagagagagagagagagagagagagagagagagagagagggtaattggtggttaGATGGTTAacaactgaattggctgttggtgagttctgggtcaTCTGCTGGTCCTGttagttgttagagttctgtgttttggttAGCTTTTGGTCAGTCTCgagtcagaagctgtgagagacagtAGTGTGGGCAGCAGTCTGATGAAGGCATTGAGATTCGtttgagttgtgttttgttgatttgttgttagttattgttaagtttggtgttgttagtggggcgtgtgttgcctttttgtcttgttttttgtGTTCAGTAATaggtttgtgcagtggtcttttgttgttggTGGCcaagttccttgttgtttgctgggTTGTGGTGcccttccttggttgtttgcttggtgtttgttgttgagttgggGTGTTCCTTGTTGGTTGTTGTGGTTCTTAGTGTGTGTTGTTGGGTTGGTGGTGGCCTGGTTGTTTGTTGTtatagttgtggggttgtggtctttggttgtggttcttggtttttgtcttGTTGTTGTTAGTGTTCCAGTGACCttgaccagcagacagcacagaatagcctggagtatctgggttgggtaagtacatgtgttttttttttttttttttttttttttttttttgttttttttttttttttttttttttttctgtgtgtaggtaggtcaattgtcctgcatattctgtagtgtaaagaggaaagtgtgacagaggttgggtttggcagctggattgattaggtttgtttgtgtgtgtgtgtgtgtgtgtgtgtgtgtgtgtgtgtgggggggggggggggggggtggggggggggggggggggggggggggggggggggattgggggggggggggggggggggggggggggggggggggggggggggggggagggggggggggggggggggggggcggggggggtttgCCACTCATTTTTGTTgtagcttgtgatcccaccagaCTACCATATCCTAACCTGCTCCCAGACATTACAATAAATCATACTATGTAGGGTCTCATACTAACTTTTCAAGGGGTGGGGACACCTTTACTTAAACTTTCATTGAGGAACTTTGGAATAATTATTGCTAACATTTATAAACATATGCAATTCATCTGCTTTACTTTTCTATATTGCTTTGAAGCCACAACTGCACATTgctaacatttgtaaaaatatgcAATCCATCTGCTTCCTTTTTCTAAATAGTTTTGAAGCCCTATCCTTCGAGTAATCAGATAGCTCTTTAAGGCGTTTAGTAACGTCATGCATATCCTTAAGCCTTTTTATCTGCTATTGATGAAATGAAGTTGAAGAAGTAGATGATATTGAGATCATGATActgttatatttatattctatttcatATGTAACTGAATTATAAAGACCTTTTAATTTGCAAAATACCTTAATAGAATAAAGACTCCATGAGAGTAAGATGcaaggacagtttttttttttttttgtatgaagtaGTACATTACTTATTTACAAAAAGAGAATACTGGATCATTTAAGTTTCTGAAtaaacatgacatttttataataaaatgaggtattatatatatacttactaagtAAATTACATAGCCATAAGTTTCACTTATTGGCAGCTAAAAACACAAAGTAAGGACTGTGGCCACCTCTCTAGCTTTCAAGtacaatttatatattcatttcaacTATTCTTCAAacaacattttggagatgcaaatCAATACTagtatttgcatcccattacTTGCGTGAAATAGAAACTACATATGAAGATTGCAGTACCTTAGGTCCAATTTCAGTTGCTGGCATAGTGTTGGGAGAGGGTGTGTAGGAAGTACTCCTAACTTCCCTTTCTCTCCATCTTGAAATAAGGGTGTTGCGTCATAAGGGCGGCGGGGGCGACTATGTACGTGGAGTACCCTCCACATTTACTTTTAATGATAGGGTTTTGGTGTGTGCTTTTAATTTGGCGTTAGGCAACttcatttattattctggttgTTTGTGTTCAGTACTGAGCCCAGGGCAGGGATAACTTTTAATTCTTTGCCAGCAATTGGAGTGCTCCTTTGTTGCAAAGGATCCTATGTAAGTAGCAGGTGACTGGGGCTATACCACCTCACCACTACAGGTTGAGATGAGTGCCAACCAGAAACAGTAATTTCCTGCTGCTATTCTCTCAACAGGTAAGGCACCAGCAAGCATTATTACCAATGCCAGCTTTTGTTTCTATTCTGATTTCATtacaattagtatatattattgtatttgagTAGATAAAGTCCATGCATTCCACCTCCTGCAATGTGAgatttagctatgtaattacttggtaagttgcatatgtaaaaatgacaattaccaagcaattacatagctgtaGGCTTCCTACCACTTCAgatcaaaaagggattttgacgaaggaaaaatctatttctgggtgattgctcgtgtcgccctatgaaaggatccttaatatcattctttctaggtaaaattaatctaaaattaccagagaaaaacaaaattaagaaatgtcagtaaaactgactcgctcactcttaaaaagaagtgtcggtatggcaataggggcgagtgggaaacACTatcacgagacattcaccaattagaacttccaatcagaatccccacaagagagagctgataccaacgggcgatgcggccgctactactacttactactagaGGACGCACGGACAACAGcggcccctagcggacatccttaatctaaaaacatcttgtcctgcagggggggcaaacaatacaaggtgggtttcatagggcgacacgagcccaatcacccagaaatagatttttccttcgtcaaaatcccttttctgggctcagctcgtgtcggcctatgaaagagtaccagagaaacagacaagatgggaaaaaaggacaaatgaaaagcagttgtaaaatgagggatataatataaataaatcaattacagcataaaaactaagtacttaagtctaacttattctaaacagtaacatgaaaagaaagttagtaatgtaaagtacttaaattacagtaaacacagtaaattataataatgcagtgtaattttaacaaaatagatttacttagataacttatttacaaaatatacaaaacacattgtgtcctaccctagcataaaaataagggtaggtacactgaagtacattatcagtacaaagtgtggatgtccctagcaaaaaaataagggacaatccactaatatgatttcagcggctaaggctaggatatccgagtagcatggcgatagggtgagcatgttggatgaggtaggtagaaaggagacctggatctgtactacaactactatacagtatcaggagaaacaatgtttcccgctgctactgctgaaattttaaagattccaaggacttaagataatgacgtttaaagactgtcggagatttccatccagtatactttttaagatcctcaagtttcatatgttgaaagtaattaattgaggtggctactcccctgatgtcatgagcttttgttttttgggaatgaatcaggattggattgtttaatgaagtaaggatttgttgtctaataccttttcactgacaaagtaccacctttttctctcatgaagagagaacctgaggatcttgaggatgtacgagatagaaaggctcttaagttgatactgggcaaagagaagggtcttgcggaagtgggatgactttccaggggcccaccttgcaagaggatcctcatttttagccaaaaactacgatccggagcaagcagaacttctcctgagggaggaattccacatgacccgcatctctggatagagccgacagttctgaaattctagctcctgaagctaggcttaataagaataatgtctttctaataagcattatgaatgtacaagacgagttgtcagtatctgaagctagtttgaggacatcatttaagaaccatgaaactgcagtaggcctttgagaaggtctaagtctagcacaggctttaggaatagacgtgaaataagattcagtcagatctatctgaaaactaactgaaagatcttcttcaaagccgatttatgagtagtaatagtgctagctgctaaacctttttcaaacaaggatctgaaaaaggatatagctagattaactgtcatggttgtagtgttgattctttcaggaaggatgctaattttttaacagctgagtcatattgtctaatagttgactctctcttatctgattctaggaagagaatattttgtgatcaatattagcatctttattagccgcaaaacttcatgaagtccataagttagggtctgaagaattcctgaggaagcgaacacagtcctcatttgtactgattgtgacagcttggattgggaatccgttgaggttggagacccaattccagaagaagaggataccagttgctcttgggccagtccggtgcaatcagagctactattcccttgaaagtcctcagcttgcttaagactttcaagaggagattcactggaggaaaaacataaatttttctccactgatcccaatctaacgacagggcgtccgtggcataagccagagggtccaggttgggggccacatagcaagggagcttgtggttcgcttgtgaggcgaagagatctacttggagacctgggactccccggcatatccactggaatgacccgtcgtctagggaccatctGATTCTGATTCCCAGAGGGACTGACcaggacaaggcgtctgctatcacatttcttacccccgccaggtgagtggcggacagatgccatttgtgtttgtttgctagggcaaagatggctatcatgacatggttcacatgcttggatttggaccctcccctgttgatgcaatgaactaccactgcactgtccaaaactagccttagatgagactttttcgggggaagcagtcctcttc
Encoded proteins:
- the LOC135222486 gene encoding uncharacterized protein LOC135222486 — its product is MWRVLHVHSRPRRPYDATPLFQDGEKGKLGVLPTHPLPTLCQQLKLDLRVAVIRYMENQDAGAGQKPLSFESMEDIPDIDSEETSKSAAIDMISNGVSLSGSPGSDKVTSADDVIENEITINQEVKEDFVNSVVHGDEVTETVDVFPIKDDKSDEDEKTQEISCADDTSVEATASNANNVVAQATEEGITHSISFALRPTEAKSSPREETDSNIEADKVTESQDLQENKLKVKSKTKKVKKALSKDSRDSDSSVSSKKKDKSSKTRIKSKFAPGSFEYIEERLRGLMFSGWIEERKWVENLAGYRDIVEVDDWEVEMNQILMCVIRSIPGVLEGKKWINITPPSAKEPCYCLWTLLPTPPSPGHYWFSVTGVSLHPQFGLRVMLRIIR